In Rodentibacter haemolyticus, the DNA window CCCTTCCAACCATCTTTAGTTAATGGCGTCACTGTTACATTAATCGCTTTACGCATATCGTCAAGAATCGTTTGATGATCTTTCCCCACCAACATCACATCATGGGTAAGTAAAAAACCGCCCGGTTTTAATACACGTAAATATTCCGTAATTGCTTTTTTCTTTGCTTCTATAGGCAACATTGTGAGCATTGCTTCGTTAATAACAATATCAAAAGCACAATCTTTAAAAGGGAGTTTCATCGCATTTGCACGTTGAATATGAATCTTATCCCGCATACCATTTGCTTCAATGTTTACTCGTGCTTTTTCCAATGCTTCTTCATCAAGATCCACTCCTTCAATATGGCAACCAAACCGCTTCGCTAAACCAATTGCTGTCGTTCCCATATTGCACGCAACTTCCAGCACTTTTTTATCTTTGTTGAAATCACCACTTGCAATCAACCAATCCGTTGCTTTCTTGCCACCGGGACGCAAGCGGGTTTTACCTAAACGTGCTAAAAAATTATGTCCGACTTCTTCCTTTGCCATCTTAATCTCCTACTTTAT includes these proteins:
- a CDS encoding class I SAM-dependent methyltransferase, whose translation is MAKEEVGHNFLARLGKTRLRPGGKKATDWLIASGDFNKDKKVLEVACNMGTTAIGLAKRFGCHIEGVDLDEEALEKARVNIEANGMRDKIHIQRANAMKLPFKDCAFDIVINEAMLTMLPIEAKKKAITEYLRVLKPGGFLLTHDVMLVGKDHQTILDDMRKAINVTVTPLTKDGWKGIFQECGFRNIETFSGEMTLLSPRGMIYDEGVFGTLKIIKNAMKPENRKQFKRMFKTFNDPKRKLHFIAVCSQK